In a single window of the Salvelinus namaycush isolate Seneca chromosome 18, SaNama_1.0, whole genome shotgun sequence genome:
- the LOC120063096 gene encoding annexin A1-like gives MSFIAAFLQQTVYLGLPDDSTLPNQGTVTPDPHFSVDGDVGILDKAIKAKGVDENTIIDVLVRRSNAQRQQIKATYEKASGKPLETALKSALKGDLEDVVLALLKTPAQYDAQQLKLAMKGLGTDEDTLVEILASRTNKEIREIKKVYKGEYKKELEDDIKSDTGADFRNALLSLCKATRNEDTMVNQELADSDARALYEAGEKRKGTDCSVFIDILTSRSAPQLRQAFERYSKYSKVDVAKAIDLELNGDIENCLTAVVKCAGSKPAFFAEKLNLAMKGKGTRTNILTRVMVSRSEVDLARIKQEYKKTFGKTLSQEILDDTNGDYEKILLALCGSDN, from the exons ATGTCATTCATCGCAGCCTTCTTGCAGCAGACCGTCTATCTGGGCCTGCCCGATGACTCG ACCTTACCCAATCAGGGCACTGTGACTCCTGACCCGCATTTCAGTGTCGATGGTGATGTAGGCATCTTGGATAAGGCCATCAAGGCCAAAG GTGTGGATGAGAACACCATCATTGATGTGCTGGTGAGGAGGAGCAACGCCCAGAGACAGCAGATCAAAGCTACCTATGAAAAGGCTAGCGGCAAG CCTCTGGAGACTGCCCTGAAGTCGGCCCTAAAGGGAGACCTGGAGGATGTGGTTCTGGCTCTGCTCAAGACGCCAGCACAATATGATGCCCAACAGCTCAAACTGGCCATGAAG ggaTTGGGCACAGACGAGGATACTCTGGTTGAGATTCTGGCCTCCAGGACCAATAAGGAGATCAGAGAGATAAAGAAAGTCTATAAGGGAG AATACAAAAAGGAGCTAGAGGATGACATCAAATCTGACACAGGCGCAGACTTCAGGAATGCTCTGCTCTCGCTCTGCAAG GCTACTAGGAATGAAGACACCATGGTGAACCAGGAACTTGCTGACAGTGATGCCAGG GCCCTGTATGAggctggagagaagaggaagggaaCAGACTGCTCTGTCTTCATAGACATTCTGACCTCCAGAAGTGCTCCTCAGCTCCGCCAAG cgtTTGAGAGGTACTCCAAGTACAGTAAGGTGGATGTGGCAAAGGCTATTGACCTGGAACTGAATGGAGACATTGAGAACTGTCTGACTGCCGTAG TGAAGTGTGCTGGAAGCAAGCCGGCTTTCTTTGCTGAGAAGCTCAACTTGGCAATGAAG GGTAAAGGAACCAGGACCAATATTCTGACCCGGGTCATGGTGAGCAGGTCTGAAGTAGACCTGGCCCGGATTAAACAGGAGTACAAGAAGACGTTTGGGAAAACCCTCTCGCAGGAAATTCTG GATGACACCAACGGAGACTATGAGAAGATCCTACTGGCCCTGTGTGGAAGTGACAACTAA